The sequence GCCAGCGTTGCCCTGGCAACCCTGCTTGGTTCAGGAGCGGTCAACTACTCGGCTAAGGGTGGGGGTACCTTCACCCTGGTCGGGATGGGGGACCTGATCAACACGATCATCGTCACCGCCCTGGCCGTCTTCGCCATCTTTTTGATCCGGGACTACGTTGGCTCATTTGCCATCATCTGGGATCCGATCGTGGCGACCTGCATCGTTGGTGGGATCGGGATGTTTATTTATCCCTACGTTCACCTGGTATCGACGACCGTCGGGGGAATCCTGAATTCCTTCACTAATTTACAGCCGGTTCTGATGTGCACCCTGTTGGGGATGGCCTTTGCCGTCATCATCGCGACGCCGCTGTCGACGGTTGGTCTGGCCTACGCCTTTGGCATCACCGGAATTGCTGGCGGGGCCTCCTCTGTTGGGGTCAGCGCCTGTTTTCTTGCCGTTGCCTATGCCTGTTCCAAGGTCAACGGCAAGGGGGTCGTGGTGGCAATGGTCTTTGGTTCGGTCAAGATGATGCTGGCCAATTTCCTCAAGCACCCGCAAATGCTAATCCCGTTGGCAATTACCGGTGCCCTGACCGGCTTCACCGATTCCTTCATCCAAGTCAAGAACGTGGCCGCGGATGCGGGGTTCGGGATTCCAGTCGGCCCGATCAATGCCTACACGTTAATGTCTGGCAGCGTGGGCACGAAGCTTTTGACGATTGCAATGATCTACTTTGTTTTGCCGACCATCTACGGGATCCTGGCTTACTACCTGTGTACGCACGTCTTTCATTTCATCAAGGATGAATATTGGAAAGTAGATTTGGATAAATAGAAACAAAAAACGGGGCCGTTTGAGCCTCGTTTTTTCAATAAGTGCTTAATCAATATGTTGGCCGGCGTCAAAGCCCATGCGGTTGGCGGAGGCAATGTTGCGGACCATGAAGGCGTCCCCAATTACTTGGTAGGGGATTTCGAGTTCATCTAGTGAATCTTGAAGGTCGGTAACCGGATGCTGGCCAAGGGCGAGGACAATCTGTTCACCGGGTACAAAGCCATTGCGGCCGGAGTGCTTGGCAACGTAGTGGATGCCGTCGTCCGTGATCTTGGTGGCGACGGCGTTCAGGACGGACTTGACGCCTTCCTTTTTCAGATTGCGCAGGAATTCACCCCGTGAAACCCGCTCGCGCTTCATTGTTAACTCGGGCAGCATGTCCATGATCGTCACCTGGTGTCCCTCTTGGGCAAGCAGATCCGCAACTTCGGACCCGGTCTCGCCGCCACCGAGGACAATCACGTTTTTGGCGGTGACTTCGGCCGTGCCCTTAAGCAGGTCCCAAGAGCTGATGGTCTTTTCGATGCCATCGATCGGTGGTACGGAAGGAACGGACCCGGTGGCTAAAATCACGGCGTCGGGCTTGAAACTTTCGATCAGGGCCTTGTCAACCTTAATACCCGTTTTAACGGTGACGTGGCAACGCTTCATTTCGCCAGCTTGCCATTTACCGACTTCTTTGACGATTTCCTTGTGTGGCGGTACAGCGGCAATGTTCATCTGACCACCCAGCTTGTCGTCCTGTTCGTATAAGGTAACGTGGTGGCCACGCTTAGCAGCGGAGTAAGCGGCCGTCATTCCGGCAGGACCACCACCAATGACCATGACCTTCTTCGGCTCCGTGGTCTTAAAGAGGTGCTTGTATTCCGATTCATAACCAACCAGTGGATTGACAGTGCACCGCATTCC comes from Limosilactobacillus sp. and encodes:
- a CDS encoding PTS sugar transporter subunit IIC is translated as MERASVALATLLGSGAVNYSAKGGGTFTLVGMGDLINTIIVTALAVFAIFLIRDYVGSFAIIWDPIVATCIVGGIGMFIYPYVHLVSTTVGGILNSFTNLQPVLMCTLLGMAFAVIIATPLSTVGLAYAFGITGIAGGASSVGVSACFLAVAYACSKVNGKGVVVAMVFGSVKMMLANFLKHPQMLIPLAITGALTGFTDSFIQVKNVAADAGFGIPVGPINAYTLMSGSVGTKLLTIAMIYFVLPTIYGILAYYLCTHVFHFIKDEYWKVDLDK